ATAAATCGTAAAGAAACAGAACTTATCCCTGAACTTTAGTTTACCTTCGATCACTTTTCTGTTCAACTCTTATTAACGAGTAAGGTGAGCGCGAAACGAGTTTGGCTCCCTCGCTCGCAAAATTGCTTCCTGTATAAAGTTGCAACttcatattatattattactttatatttatattatttgctatttgaatagttgtatattatgtatttattcatatatattgcatgttagtgtaagttataatttattattacctagaatccatttcctgcgccgtttgtactgtatgcctaccatctccaattctccctcaattgctcaaaggttaactggaagagaccccttaaagggataagttcgcctttgtacttgtaataagctctttttcctgtgtgttgtattattttctggtaaaATAACAGATGTGgtaaaataaagtgttttactactactactactgctacTTCAAAACATGAGGCTGATCTGAGAAGAAGAAAACTAAAATATGAACCTGTAATAAAGTCCGGACTGATCAGCGCACTTTTCATCCAGTGCGCAGTATATGGAGGTCTGCGCCCCGCAGCGAGGCGACTTGGAGAACCAGGACAGTATGTTGTCGAAGATCCATGTCGTGCCAGGGAAGTAGGTGTCGCTGAAGTGCCGGCCGATCTCGGTGCTGATGACGCCGGGGTGCAGGCTGTATGTGCTCACGTTCGCTATGTTGTAATCCTGCTATGAAAAAGTAAGTGTTGTGTGTAGGTAGGTTACTAGTGTACAACTGTAGACGTTTGTTACCaaaattcgccgttcgaaattGTGTTAAACGAATTAAAGTATGAATTCTGAGAtcaacttttcgctttagccgtaatctgttaaacagaggcctttgtttctattattcccggcggctagctcccgtttccacagcacgtgctaaagtctcagtgtagttaaaaagcaactatcatgatagcaataaggttcaaatttattaaacagtttgcagtatgcagataactttttttgaagatgacaaaacgtgttatctccgaaaggtctttttatggatttgaaccttattactatcatgatactcgtagttgctttttaactacactgagactatagcgcgtgccgtttaaacgggagctagccgccgtgaataatagaaacaaatgcctttgtttaacagattacggctaaagcgaaaagttcatctcagaaaattcacacTATACTATTTTTGAAATGCAACCGGTAAAGTCGTTTACACAGTAGAATTTAAATGCCATGTAGTGTGAATAGTATCAAGCGGGACAAGCGGCTTACCTAGAGGCATAAGAGCCTTCTACGTATTtacgtaagtacctactttccAGTGCTACTTACTGTACAAAGTTATGGACATGGGATATTCTGAATACGTATTGCATGGCCTTTGGGTGGTGGTGGCCATAGGGTTATTAGTATTATTACAGGTTGGGTTGTTCTCAGGTTCGGCGATGGGAGTTAGTAAATTACCCGTAATTTTTGAGAAAGGGCTCGAGCAAACAATACATTTGCGACTTTGCTGCGACAATAGGCCGTTAGAGGAtcatattttgtagtttcatagttcatatcaccGAAATCCAACTCTGCACCTGAAACATACCAGTAAGTATAATTGTACCCGCGGCATAAAGGTAAGTTAGAGATGTATGATCATCACTGCGATGCAATCCTAACAAGTATGTCGTACTTAAAGATGATATTTACCTAAATGTCTCAAACGTTGTTAAttataatgaataatatttttcagtacagatggtgttttttttacgcactagtgcgagaagtggttcattatatgccaggtcgaaacttcggaggctcatctgtactgaaaacgtcgtacgatacacgtgcgaaaaggaaattcgtaactcgtttagatttaaaacactcccttcggtcgtgttttaatttatcgccactcgtttcgaacttcctttttagggttccgtagtcaactaggaacccttatagtttcgccatgtctgtctgtccgtccgtccgtccgtccgtccgtccgtccgtccgtccgcggataatctcagtaaccgttagcactagacagctgaaatttggtaccaatatgtatatcaatcacgccaacaaagtgcaaaaataaaaaatggaaataaatgttttattggggtaccccccctacatgtacagtgggggctgaattttttttttattccaaccccaacgtgtgatatattgttggataggtatttaataatttttaagaaaaaaaaaaccgtcgcctttcgggttctggtgaaagctacttgcgaatgttggattatgtagaaatatgtaagtattttttaaaactgcttttaatgctttaattattagatggaaacacaaatgaatatacgtataacgttaaggtttgaggagtttcctcaattcctcatgaatccgattatattataagaaatcgaagcttgacaaactttgacttcaaaacatatgcttaacaaacataactaaataaatgtcactgttctgaacttaaatgcatgcttttcttacaaaaataccaaagtcactatgagtgtgccgttcaggtttgaggagtttggttctggccatcatcagcagttccactgcaccaaatgtcactgttctggacgaaagtgcatgctgttcttataaaaataccaaagtcactataagtatgccgttcagatttgaggagttcggttctgaccatcatcagaaattccactgcaccaaatgtcactgttctggatgaaagtgcatgctgttcttataaaaatggcaaagtcactataagcgtgccgttcagatttgaggagtttggttctggccatcatcagcagttccactgcaccaaatgtcactgttctgaacgaaagtgcatgatgttcttataaaaataccaaagtcactataagcgtgccgttcagatttgaggagtttggttctggccatcatcagcagttccactgcaccaaatgtcactgttctggacgaaagtgcatgctgttcttataaaaataccaaagtcactataagtatgccgttcagatttgaggagtttggttctggccatcatcagcagttccactgcaccaaatgtcactgttctggacgaaagtgcatgctgttcttataaaaataccaaagtcactataagcgtgccgttcagatttgaggagttcggttctgaccatcatcagaaattccactgcaccaaatgtcactgttctgtacgaaagtgcatgctgttcgtataaaaatacccaagtcactataagcgtgccgttcagatttgaagagttccgttctggccatcatcagcagttccactgcaccaaatgtcactgttccgtacctaaatgcatgctgttcctttattaacacaaaaatcaccatatgtatgcctttcagatttgaggagttccctcgatttctccaggatcccatcatcagaactgggttctgagaaaaatgggaccaatctgtatgtatatacattcaatcaaaaaaaaaattttcaaaatcggtccaggaacgacggagatatcgaggaacaaacataaaaaataaaaaaacatacagacgacttgataaccgtccttcttgagatatgaggcgacggttaaaaatgaataagggtttactaagatcgttttttgataatattaatattttcggaaataatcgctcctaaaggaaaaaaaagtgcgtcccccctctaacttttaaaccatatgtttaaaaaatatgaaaaaaatcacaaaagtagaactttataaagactttctaggaaaattgttttgaacttgataggttcagtagtttttgagaaaaatacggaaaactacggaaccctacactgagcgtggcccgacatgctcttggccggtttttttacgcacttgtatcgttatgtactattttaacaaaaatttacttAACAAGTCTAGGTATAGGTATCGTATCCAATAGATAGGTACCTGCTGCCTATGTATACTTAAGTAGAACGGTTGTCTAATTTGAAGTATAAcggttaaataaataagtatatgaACAATGCGATCCTTACGTTCGTGTACAATTGACGACACGAACACGACCCTGGCGTGAGTGCAGCTAGCAAGCTTCGGCAACAACAGGAGCGTGAGCAGAGCGTGTCCAAAGTGGTTCGTGGCCATGTGCATTTCGAACCCGTCTTCCGAGATGCCCCGCGGCGCCATCATGACTCCAGCATTGTTCACTAGGATCTCAACCTTGCCTTCCTCGGCTAACACCAGGGATGCGAACTCGCGCACGGAGTTCAGGCTGGAGGTATCCAGTTTTCGAACTATCAGACTACCTTTTCCTTCAGTACTTTCATGTAATGTCTCAATTTCGGATTTGGCCACATTTGCTTTATTAGTATCGCGACATGCCATAATGACACGGCAGCCTGCGAATTAAAGTTAGTCTAGtgcataagtaaataaaattaggtatgtaggtatatgttaTTAATGTTAAATACTTACAACGAGCATTCAATCTAGATTTCAATTAAGATAAGCTACGTTTTGTTCTGATTattataaatgattattttgtTATGATTAACAATATATATgtattaagtacctatcagtATATAATCATTTGAGATAGTAAGATAGGAAATGCTGTTTTACGGTAGATATAAATCgaagaaattttattttaagtagtacCTATTAAATTAATCGATACTTTTATATCTGCTGGGAGTCCAATTCGACTTGTTTGTATGGCAGCTCGTGACATAGCAGCAGTTTTAAAGATGGTACACGTATATTAAATCTTGACTATTAGGTATCCATTAAAATATTGAGATATATACAACCAAATACAACTATTATATTCTTGTCCGTGTGATCGATATAAATACGTAGGTactataaaatagttatttgttatacaagggtgcaaagttgtattttaacgacgagtggaattgaaaaacgagcaagtgaaaggattctatagttgaaccacgagcgaagcgagtggttcgaaaatagaatcctgaacttggcgagttttccaacacgagaagtaaaatacattttctcaaacatgcaatgaaatattgtctttacgttccttaaaatgggctgggaagtatcgctttttgggcgcaacaactcgagaggactgtaaagggatttcatattatttttcaggcctaggcctgcaaagtaactttttttataaaatattgtcctttagagcattttttttatttcattgtatgtttgagaaaagcactatacatgcctcggcgtgaaaacggattcccggcctcgtatccctatccggcctcgctcgcacgctcgctcggccgtatatacccgcttggccggaaatcctcctttcccggcctctgatgtaatgtactattgctcccgtgtataacacaaaacttttcccctcactatagcgaggaaagtacaacgcaaaaaacgcatttatcactgcttccagtatttccacaggtggaaaaacatcttcatcactagataacccacttttatcaatttaaaaaaaattaaaatttgcctatattcaaggtcaaattactttatccactagtggataaaatgcgtttttacccgctggtattaaaggacaaaacacttgtttccgagctattagtgaggggaaaataaatgtatacaCATTCTAGTCGCCCCGTATTCCCGTTAtatgtaagtacttaatatgtagctaaggtcctaatttattagttgcagatattttaacacatgatactttacattaaaataattaactttaaatataaattaagaaatcttttcatgtaacttttttaacTAACAAAAATTGTTTTTGATTTCGGACGGTTTTCCTAACAGTATAgacagcagtttccgtctggtttctagagtttgaagaccaaccattcctgttacgaatagagatggatacataattatatgggtaatatccgtacagtcgtttgtaaatgtgcctacagaacttcctctgcactctttctagcatagtgttttgttcttattagaaagaatgcattaaaataagcatcttttataaattaaagtttttttaaaacctactaatttaggagttagagtggtgcaaagttgcaaaattttcccgtaacattactaaggcgccag
This genomic stretch from Leguminivora glycinivorella isolate SPB_JAAS2020 chromosome Z, LegGlyc_1.1, whole genome shotgun sequence harbors:
- the LOC125241370 gene encoding retinol dehydrogenase 13-like isoform X3, with the translated sequence MDYLSGWCKSGRRLEGMTAIVTGSNTGIGRETALDLYLRGCRVIMACRDTNKANVAKSEIETLHESTEGKGSLIVRKLDTSSLNSVREFASLVLAEEGKVEILVNNAGVMMAPRGISEDGFEMHMATNHFGHALLTLLLLPKLASCTHARVVFVSSIVHERAELDFGDMNYETTKYDPLTAYCRSKVANVLFARALSQKLRQDYNIANVSTYSLHPGVISTEIGRHFSDTYFPGTTWIFDNILSWFSKSPRCGAQTSIYCALDEKCADQSGLYYRK
- the LOC125241370 gene encoding retinol dehydrogenase 11-like isoform X2, yielding MDYLSGWCKSGRRLEGMTAIVTGSNTGIGRETALDLYLRGCRVIMACRDTNKANVAKSEIETLHESTEGKGSLIVRKLDTSSLNSVREFASLVLAEEGKVEILVNNAGVMMAPRGISEDGFEMHMATNHFGHALLTLLLLPKLASCTHARVVFVSSIVHERAELDFGDMNYETTKYDPLTAYCRSKVANVLFARALSQKLRDYNIANVSTYSLHPGVISTEIGRHFSDTYFPGTTWIFDNILSWFSKSPRCGAQTSIYCALDEKCADQSGLYYSDCAVKASSKYSQNYANAEELWNVTLTSLKISQDTLFSDLATDVTHL
- the LOC125241370 gene encoding retinol dehydrogenase 11-like isoform X1 encodes the protein MDYLSGWCKSGRRLEGMTAIVTGSNTGIGRETALDLYLRGCRVIMACRDTNKANVAKSEIETLHESTEGKGSLIVRKLDTSSLNSVREFASLVLAEEGKVEILVNNAGVMMAPRGISEDGFEMHMATNHFGHALLTLLLLPKLASCTHARVVFVSSIVHERAELDFGDMNYETTKYDPLTAYCRSKVANVLFARALSQKLRQDYNIANVSTYSLHPGVISTEIGRHFSDTYFPGTTWIFDNILSWFSKSPRCGAQTSIYCALDEKCADQSGLYYSDCAVKASSKYSQNYANAEELWNVTLTSLKISQDTLFSDLATDVTHL